The genomic window CATGCTCGGCACCTTTGATTATATCCAGCCGCCCCCCGGGCCAGCGCGCCATCCGGTGCTTGATCGCTTCGGGGGCCACAATCTGTTCCAGTTCCCCAAGGATGGTCAGGGCGGGCACATCCGGTGCGGGTCTCTCCAACAAGGCTGTGGTTTCGTCCAGCGCGGCGCTGACCCACCGGATCGACGGGCCGCCAAGGGCCAGATCAGGATATGCTTTCACCTGTCGCCACATATAGTCGAAATTATCCCGGTCCGAGGTCAGCGGGTTGTTGTCAAAAGCCATGATCTCGGCCGGGCCTGTGGTTGGCGCGAACCGTGTGTCAAAGCCAAGCGGCCCGCTGAGCCCCATGACAAGCCCGGATATGGAGCGCATGAAAGGCGACATCTGAATGCCCCACATCGGCGCAGTGAACACCGCGCGGTCAACCGGCAGCCCGTCATGCAGGGCGCGCAGGCCAATGGCCCCGCCCATGGAATGCCCGATCAGATACCAGGGTTTCGGCGGGCTGATCTGATCCAGCACATGGCGCACGGCCACGACATCCTGGCGATATTCATCGAAACTGCGCACATGGCCCATGTCGCGGCGATGTGCAGGCCGGTCTGCCAGCCCCTGGCCGCGCCAGTCGATGGCCGCCATGCCATAGCCGAGCGCGGCCATATCCCGGGCCATCCGCCCGTATTTCTCGATATATTCCGTGCGGCCCGGGAACATCAGAATCGTACCTTTGGTGCCCCCTGGCCAGTATCCGACCCGGATACGGGTGTTGTCAGCGGCCCGTACCCACCAGGCCCCGGCCTTCTCGGGCCCGTCTGCCACATCTTCCAGATAGGGCGCGGGTTCCACAAGCGGTTGGGTTTGTACGGCCTGGATCATCCGACTAGCCCAATGCGCTGCCAAGGCGCATTGCGGTGCCCATGTCGCCATCGACCTTCAGCCGGCCACCCATGAAGGCGGCGGTCGGGTTCAGATCGCCTGACAGGATGTCTTTGAACGTATCGGCATCTGCGGTCATCGTCACATCCGCCTCGGCATCTTCTTCGGCTGCGCGCACGCCCGCGCCGTCGATGATAATCGCGCCTTCACCTTCGATTGCGAATTTTGCACTGCCGTCAAATCCGGTGCCGATTTTCGCCCCAAGGGCGGCCACGGCACCATCAATAATATTACTCATCAAAACCTCCTGTTTATAATCACGCGGCTTTGGTCTGGAACCCGCGCATCAAACTGCTAATGTCACAGACAGAATGAAAGCATTCCGCAACATACACAACAGTCTCCTTGCGGCAGGGCTGGCGCTTTTGGCGGGAACTGGCTCAACCGTGGCCCAAAGTGATCGGCTTGACGAGCTGTTGGAACGGTTGCAGCTGCCGGATTTGGGGACCTGGCAACTGGTTGAGGATGAGATTTATCAGTATTGGTCCCTTTCCGGTTCGGCCTCGGCGGATTTTCTGCTGATGCGGGGGCGTGAGGCGCTGGAGCAGGGCGATCTGGCTGCGGCGCTGGATCATCTGACGGCGTTGACCGACCATGCGCCGGATTTCGCCGAAGGCTGGAATGCGCGGGCCACGGCCTATTTCCGGGCCGGGCGGTATGGGGTTGCGATTTCTGATGTGCAGCGGGTGCTGGCGCTGAACCCGCGTCATTTCGGCGCGCTGACCGGTCTGGGCTTGATGCTGGAGGAAATGGGAGAGTTTGACGCCGCGCTTGAGGCATATGAAACCGCCCAGTCTATACATCCGCACCGCCCAGACATAAGTCAGGCCGTGGACCGGCTGAACCGGATGCTTGAGGGCGAAACCCTCTGATTTCACAATTCAGGTCTGAAAGGGGGCCGCCCGGATCCGGGTGGTCATGCAGGATGACAGGCACGATGTCAGATCAGGGTCGGATCGTGGCCGTTCTGGGCCCCACCAATACCGGCAAAACCCATTACGCGATTGAACGGATGCTGGCCCACCGGACCGGTGTGATCGGCCTGCCGCTGCGGCTTCTGGCGCGCGAGGTCTATGACAGGCTTGTCGCCTTGCGTGGACCGTCCGTCGTGGC from Rhodophyticola sp. CCM32 includes these protein-coding regions:
- a CDS encoding SCP2 sterol-binding domain-containing protein; translated protein: MSNIIDGAVAALGAKIGTGFDGSAKFAIEGEGAIIIDGAGVRAAEEDAEADVTMTADADTFKDILSGDLNPTAAFMGGRLKVDGDMGTAMRLGSALG
- a CDS encoding alpha/beta fold hydrolase, whose protein sequence is MIQAVQTQPLVEPAPYLEDVADGPEKAGAWWVRAADNTRIRVGYWPGGTKGTILMFPGRTEYIEKYGRMARDMAALGYGMAAIDWRGQGLADRPAHRRDMGHVRSFDEYRQDVVAVRHVLDQISPPKPWYLIGHSMGGAIGLRALHDGLPVDRAVFTAPMWGIQMSPFMRSISGLVMGLSGPLGFDTRFAPTTGPAEIMAFDNNPLTSDRDNFDYMWRQVKAYPDLALGGPSIRWVSAALDETTALLERPAPDVPALTILGELEQIVAPEAIKHRMARWPGGRLDIIKGAEHEVLMEAPAIRDGILTSITDWFDGAG
- a CDS encoding tetratricopeptide repeat protein, with the protein product MKAFRNIHNSLLAAGLALLAGTGSTVAQSDRLDELLERLQLPDLGTWQLVEDEIYQYWSLSGSASADFLLMRGREALEQGDLAAALDHLTALTDHAPDFAEGWNARATAYFRAGRYGVAISDVQRVLALNPRHFGALTGLGLMLEEMGEFDAALEAYETAQSIHPHRPDISQAVDRLNRMLEGETL